The sequence TATCGTGTTTGTTTACGATACGCGTGTGTGTATCTTTATATGTTGTGAAGCAATTTGAGCAGGGCAACCCAGATACCAAAAACGCGATAGCGATGGAAATGGAAGTGGGGCAAACGGCGGCGTTTTACTTGACGaggaaaaagtttttttttttttttgtcaatcgatagattttgttaaattagtcaACGACGGGATTCATGCAATGACTCAACATCTTTCCACCACTGTTGTAAAAATGCCACTTGCAGTGGAGAAAAAAGTTTATGCGACAATAGTTTTTCtagccttttttttctttttttttaatttttatggaaATTGTTAGCACtaaaaaattttcattttgcacTCTAAATattatagaaagaaaaatacaacaaCTCTCTATtttgtttgtaaattttatAGTTCAGTTATGCTCTCAtggaaattaaagaaaaactacAAGGGAAATATCAATTATGGCTCTATGTTAGAACACAACTTGGCTGTTATAAATTCTGCTTATAATCAATCCGGGATGGACACGTGTTTAAGTTTTGGTTTTTTAGTCAAAAACTTGAACACGTGTCCATCCCGAATTGGTTGTAAGCAGGACCGGTTGCTGAATTCTTCAGCAGCCAAGTTCTTTCCTCTACGTTATGTTTTgtcatcaaccctaaaccctaattgtCGGTTGGATCTTAAAAGTTTGcacaaaaaaataagaaataaatagaGAAAGGAGAAAGACAGAAACGAACAAAGAGTGACGAGTGAGCATCATGGGAGACACCACCACTATAAAACCGAAAAGATTGGTTTTGGGGAGTGGGGATGCATTCAGTCAGACATGATATGCTCgcttgtttggttttttttttttatttcagtaATTTTGACACTCTTCATTGCTTTAATTTGGCCCATAATTCTCATGTGATTCTGGTCGGAAATTGATCACAAAAtcagttattgaaatgcaatggATTCTTATAAGCTGAGTGGCAATAATTTTAAGAATACGGTGGTcctggaaagggatcctctccggaccccttcctcctaatccacaaAGTCCGAAGATCCGGGTCATTGAAACTCGTGAATGTCCAAAATGCAGCATACCAACAGGAAAAGAAAcaagagaagaagatgaacatggAGACGAGCTAAAACCGATTGAGGTACCCATTGTTTCAACGTCAAAATGAATCAAATCGCGACGATAAAGCAGCGGACTCAGTGACTTATCGATTCAGAAGATATACATACTCAAGATACAAGAAATCACAAATGCACAAAGCAATAAACTGATTTGTAAAAGCCCCAAACGATCAATTCTAATGTTGCAAAGTTAAACTTGCAGCGAACAATGAAGGTACCAGCTTCGGTAGAGCGAATCGGATGTACCCGAAACACAACCTGGTTGAGAGAAGCATAAAGAATACAAGCTCCACAATGTTATATCTGGTAAAAAAACAACACAAGCCATTGGAAATCTGAAGAAACAGTGAAGAAAAACACtaatttttaacactaaatcaTATAGCACAGCACTCAAAGCACTGAACCAAATTCTTCTCACCAATTATAAAACGCAATTTTGCGATCTGTTGGAACATTCCAACCCTAGGCTGGAACATTTCAACCCTAAGCGCTGACGCGCTCAAGACCGTCAAGTTCATAGGCAAATCCTTCTACAACCCACATGGCATCTATTACAAAGGTCCCAAGATAAATGGGTACATAGTACAAATTCTACGAACCAGAAGCCTCGTTACTGCTGTGCTTCACTGGATTCGCGCTTTGATGCTTCCTTGATTTCGTCCCCAGCATCATCCTAAAACACCAGATGAACAATTACATTTAGTCTACCACAGTTACAATACTGGAGGGGAACTTAATCATCAGCCGACCCTACTTAGtcggaaaaggctttgttgtttttgttgttgttgttggaactTAATCATCAAACAGCATTGGATGAATACAAATTTAAATGATTGGTTACATCATCGGTATCACTAGAATGATGCATCCCGATCTCAAGACCCCCTTTCCTTTCTCCCTTTGTGGGGTAAATGAAAAAAGTACCAACCTTAACTCTAATAAATGATCCATACATGGACATGTTCAACAAGGTAGGGAGGGAGGGGGGAGAGATAAATCTAATACACTTTAAATGTATACATTCGTTCATGTAAATGCATCACGAGGGAGAAAGGATGAGAGAGATACCGTGATATCAGAAGTCCAGAGTGTCAGATTGTCTCGGAGGAGCTGCATGATCAAAGTGCTATCCTTGTAGGATTCCTCACCCAATGTGTCAAGCTCAGAAATAGCCTCATCAAAAGCCTGTGGGAAGACGTAGCAAAATTGAGTTTAAAAGCAATGCACTAAACATCCAATTCTCAAGTTTATTTGAAAACTGCAGTCACAAAGAAACTTGTACTCGACCAGAAGGGAGAAAATAATCATTTTACGAAAGCGTGTTTAGTTCACTTAACAAACCAAATGTTAGAAAGCAAAACACATATACCAAATTCATGCCCTGAAGATACACGAATGGTTAAACAACCCTTAAATAAGAAATGTATAACACTCATATAGAAATTCTGGAGCATGAATTGCTAATTTGTAACATGTTACATAACAGCTAAAACTCAAAAGTTCACATCCACATTGTATATTCACTACAAGTCCAATGTTATCTAAATTATCCCACCAAATATGATGGCTGCTGTTCTTGAAATTGGTGAGAGTTCATTTCTTCTAGTATATGTAGTGATACCTATTAATTAACCCATCAAGCATGATCAAGAATCTAACCTAAACAAAGTTACGAGTGGAAAGGCTTTTTAAAATTTGAGCCAAGAAGTAGAAATTACTCAGGACAGAAGTATTCAGAGATTATAAAAGTGAGTGATTAAAGGACGACTCGCCATTTCTCATACAACATGTGGCATAACTAGATAAACCAAGTATTTCTTAATTTATAAACCAACTAATACCTTCAAAGAAATTTGCAAATTATCGTCTTTGGAAAAGAATTTCTCATCAAGCATGTAAATTCCAGGAACACTAAAGCCAAACATGGCGACTCAACAAATTCATAAAGAATCATAAAAAGAGGGGCAACATATTAACAATGAAAATAGGTTACGTAATTTCATTGAATATGTACaacaatatattaattttatgcaACAAATACCACTGAATAATTTAGTCACACAGACTAGAATGAACATTAGTACAGACAACAAAATGATAGCATATATAAGGCCTTGCATACAAACCTGTTTTGCCAGATTGCAAGCACGATCTGGTGAGTTAAGGATTTCATAGTAGAAGACTGAGAAGTTAAGTGCAAGTCCAAGCCTTATCGGGTGGGTTGGAGCCAGCTCAGCCAGGGCAATATCCTAcatcaaagaaaacaaaacaagtttaaGGATCACTTCAAAAAACACAAGcacaattacaaattaaaagtggCAGAATGGCAAGCTGAAAGCCAACCTGAGCAGACTTGTAAGCCAACAAAGTGCTCTCAGCTGCTTCCTTTCTTTCACCTCCAGTCTTAAACTCAGCAAGGTACCTGTAGTAATCACCTTTCATCTTGAGGTAAAACACCTTGGACTCGGCAGATGAGGCAGATGGAATGAGGTGCGACTCAAGAAGGTTCAAGATCCCATCACAGATCTTGCTGAGCTCAGTCTCAATCTTGCTCCTGTATTCCTTGATAATCGCAACATGATCCTCATTCCCTCTGCTCTCCTCCTTCTGCTCAATGGAAGATATGATCCTCCACGAAGCTCTCCTTGCTCCAATCACATTCTTATAAGCCACAGAGAGGAGATTTCTTTCCTCCACTGTTAGCTCCTCAACATCAACAGTCTTGGCAACTTTCTCCATAAACTCGACCATCTCCTCATATCTCTCAGCCTGTTCGGCCAACTTGGCCATGTACACATTCTCCTCGCGTGAAGAATCAGTTGGCGACATCTTTGCTATGTAAGTCTAAATCTGAAACCTGGGAAT is a genomic window of Malus domestica chromosome 09, GDT2T_hap1 containing:
- the LOC103442508 gene encoding 14-3-3-like protein A isoform X1, with translation MSPTDSSREENVYMAKLAEQAERYEEMVEFMEKVAKTVDVEELTVEERNLLSVAYKNVIGARRASWRIISSIEQKEESRGNEDHVAIIKEYRSKIETELSKICDGILNLLESHLIPSASSAESKVFYLKMKGDYYRYLAEFKTGGERKEAAESTLLAYKSAQDIALAELAPTHPIRLGLALNFSVFYYEILNSPDRACNLAKQAFDEAISELDTLGEESYKDSTLIMQLLRDNLTLWTSDITDDAGDEIKEASKRESSEAQQ
- the LOC103442508 gene encoding 14-3-3-like protein A (The RefSeq protein has 2 substitutions compared to this genomic sequence), which encodes MSPTDSSREENVYMAKLAEQAERYEEMVEFMEKVAKTVDVEELTVEERNLLSVAYKNVIGARRASWRIISSIEQKEESRGNEDHVAIIKEYRSKIETELSKICDGILNLLESHLIPSASSAESKVFYLKMKGDYHRYLAEFKTGGERKEAAESTLLAYKSAQDIALAELAPTHPIRLGLALNFSVFYYEILNSPDRACNLAKQAFDEAISELDTLGEESYKDSTLIMQLLRDNLTLWTSDITDDAGDEIKEASKRESSETQQ